Part of the Gammaproteobacteria bacterium genome is shown below.
CAGTACCTCCATAACGGTCTCCCTGGAGGCGAGGAAAATCCGTTTCGGTTCCGCGAGGGCGATTTCGTGCCCCTCCCGAATCGGCGGTTTCCTTAAACGCCACCGCAGGGTACGAAACCAGACCCCCCTGAAGATCAATCCACCACGCCAGACAGCGCGGTTGAAAAGACCGCGTGCACCGAGTTGCATCGCACTGCGGATTCTTTCCCGCATCAGAACAGCACCGCCAGTTTTTCGACGGAACGTTCGACATTGAAGTCGGACTCGATCTTCTCGACCCCCTTCTCTCCCAAGTTATGACGTAGATCATCCGAATGCATCAGCGACTCGATGGAATCGGCCAGCGCAAGCGCGTCACCCGATTCCACCAGCACACCGTTCTCGCCACTGTCGATTAGTTCCGGCAGCCCAAGAATATTCGTGGAGACGACGGGGATCTCATGGGCCATGGCCTCCATCAATGCGACCGGTATACCGTCTCGCCAGCCGTCATCCGCGATCACGCACGGCAGCGCGAAGATATCGGCCTGCCGAAGGTATGAGGGAATCTCTTCCTGCGGTTGCGCGCCCTCCAGTGTCACCATGTCTTCGAGTTGATGCCGGGTAATCAACGATTCCAGATCCGTACGCTGCGTGCCTTCTCCAACGATCAGGCATTGGAACTCAAGCCCCCGGTCCTTCAGTATCCCGCAAGCCTTTATGAGGACGTGAAACCCCTTTCTCTTCGTGAGTTGTCCCACTCCCACAATCGTGAAAGGCTTTGCCTCAGGTGTCTCGCGGCGCTCGATGGCGACGAGCTTTTCCATATCGATTCCGCAACGTACGATCTCTATTTTTTCGAAGAAACGGGTCCCGTACTCCGAAGTCACGTAGTCCCGGTTGTATTCGGATATCGAGGCGCAGAACTTGCACGTATCAAGTTTGTTGTACAGTGCGACCGGATCAAGCCATATCAGTGACGCGTGCATGGTAAACGAGTAGGGGACGTCGAGAAGAAAGGACAGGAACATGGCGATGGAGGACGGTCCATTGACGAAATGAGCGTGCAAATGCTGTATCCCGCGATTCCTGTATTTTCCGTACAGATAACATGCCTCCATCAGGTGATACGCCAGACGTACATAGTCCCGTGCATTCTTCATTGGCCTGGCCCTGAAATAGATGCCTCCACAACGGAAGAAGGACTTCGGGCGACGAAAGATCACACCGATCATCGACCCGATTTTCCTTACCAGCGAAACCTGATCGAGGTAATGCGTAGTCTCGAGCAGTCCATGCGCCTCCTCGGAGACAGATTCCAGGGGCGGTCGGTTCATCGAGACGGTTTCAATCTCCAAACCCTTCCGACGCAAGCCAAAAATCTCGCGATAGATAAAGGTCAAGGTCAACGCTGGCAGTGATGACGTAACGTACAGGACTTTCTTCTTCTCATTCATTCGTTGACTCCAGACTCGCGACGACTCACCGTCGGTTGGTTACCATCTGCTGC
Proteins encoded:
- a CDS encoding glycosyltransferase translates to MNRPPLESVSEEAHGLLETTHYLDQVSLVRKIGSMIGVIFRRPKSFFRCGGIYFRARPMKNARDYVRLAYHLMEACYLYGKYRNRGIQHLHAHFVNGPSSIAMFLSFLLDVPYSFTMHASLIWLDPVALYNKLDTCKFCASISEYNRDYVTSEYGTRFFEKIEIVRCGIDMEKLVAIERRETPEAKPFTIVGVGQLTKRKGFHVLIKACGILKDRGLEFQCLIVGEGTQRTDLESLITRHQLEDMVTLEGAQPQEEIPSYLRQADIFALPCVIADDGWRDGIPVALMEAMAHEIPVVSTNILGLPELIDSGENGVLVESGDALALADSIESLMHSDDLRHNLGEKGVEKIESDFNVERSVEKLAVLF